The following proteins are encoded in a genomic region of Aliiroseovarius sp. F47248L:
- a CDS encoding NAD(P)/FAD-dependent oxidoreductase, whose protein sequence is MSEFDLIIIGAGPAGMSATATAAKGGLKVLLLDEQPRAGGQIYRNVGENRASRGWLGRDYASGARFVDALDRPRVTTEFGATVWRLESGPRVVWSRDGVSHISTARHVLLAGGAQERPVPFPGWTLPGVMTAGAAQILMKSAAMLPKEAVLAGSGPLLYLIAAQMIDAGFPPKALVETQTPRMMLKALPHLPKALFGLPTLMKGLGLIRKNHAARVPRYSGASQFQAQTTDDGSVAFSFSHKGQRKTLTCSLLLTHLGVIPSTHMSRSAGITHEWNPNQVTFQPITDIWGSTNQQGLHVAGDGAGIGGAEAAAASGELTALNILHQSGHITVDARNQRAAAARGTLFRANAVRPFLDAAYPPPSEFLSPIDETIVCRCEEITAGEIRTSIGEGASGPRQIKTSLRTGMGPCQGRMCDATVRGILCAGKTSGLTQIDPPRARTPITPVKLGELAEMAPNQEETA, encoded by the coding sequence AACAACCGCGTGCAGGTGGACAGATATACCGCAATGTTGGCGAGAATCGCGCGTCGCGCGGGTGGCTTGGTAGGGACTATGCCTCTGGTGCGCGCTTTGTGGACGCCCTTGATCGTCCCCGCGTGACCACTGAATTCGGCGCGACTGTCTGGCGGTTGGAAAGCGGGCCGCGCGTCGTGTGGTCTCGGGATGGTGTCAGCCATATCTCAACGGCTCGACATGTCCTGCTGGCAGGCGGCGCACAAGAGCGTCCGGTGCCATTTCCCGGGTGGACACTGCCCGGCGTGATGACTGCAGGTGCGGCACAGATCTTGATGAAATCGGCAGCGATGCTGCCAAAAGAGGCTGTGCTGGCTGGCTCCGGCCCGCTTCTGTATCTGATCGCCGCACAAATGATTGATGCCGGGTTTCCGCCCAAAGCGCTGGTTGAGACACAAACGCCGCGCATGATGTTAAAGGCTTTGCCACATCTGCCGAAGGCATTGTTCGGCTTGCCGACTTTGATGAAAGGGCTTGGGCTGATCCGTAAAAACCACGCGGCCCGCGTACCCCGCTATTCCGGTGCTTCGCAATTTCAGGCGCAAACCACGGATGATGGATCAGTTGCGTTTTCCTTTTCACATAAAGGTCAACGCAAGACCCTGACCTGCAGTCTGTTGCTGACCCATCTGGGCGTCATCCCGTCCACCCACATGAGCCGATCGGCGGGCATCACGCACGAATGGAATCCAAACCAAGTGACATTCCAACCAATCACGGACATCTGGGGCAGCACAAATCAGCAAGGCCTGCATGTGGCGGGCGATGGTGCTGGCATTGGTGGCGCTGAGGCCGCTGCTGCGTCCGGAGAACTTACTGCCCTGAACATCCTGCATCAGTCCGGTCATATCACCGTCGATGCGCGCAACCAAAGGGCGGCAGCCGCACGCGGCACCCTGTTTCGTGCCAACGCAGTTCGTCCGTTTCTGGATGCAGCTTACCCGCCGCCATCGGAATTCCTGTCGCCCATTGATGAAACGATCGTCTGTCGTTGTGAAGAAATAACTGCGGGCGAGATCCGCACCAGCATAGGTGAAGGCGCGTCAGGTCCCCGTCAGATCAAAACATCGCTGCGCACCGGAATGGGCCCGTGTCAGGGCCGGATGTGTGACGCCACTGTGCGCGGCATTTTATGCGCGGGCAAAACATCCGGTTTAACACAGATCGACCCGCCACGGGCGCGCACGCCCATCACCCCGGTCAAGCTTGGGGAACTTGCCGAAATGGCACCAAATCAGGAGGAAACGGCATGA
- a CDS encoding ATP-binding cassette domain-containing protein — translation MSDPAALKVDDLHKSFGAHEVIKGVSMEAKKGEVIAILGASGSGKSTFLRCINLLETPNSGDVFLAGEKIRMTQNRHGEVVPEDIRQVERMRARLAMVFQGFNLWSHMTVMENVLEGPLYVQHTPKAEAREKALALLEKVGLSDRADYYPAHLSGGQQQRVAIARALAMDPDVMLFDEPTSALDPELVGEVLGVMRDLAEEGRTMLVVTHEMGFARDVSTKTVFLHQGEVCEEGPPAKLFANPQTPEFQAFLSRMN, via the coding sequence ATGAGCGATCCCGCCGCACTCAAAGTTGACGATCTGCACAAGAGTTTTGGCGCCCATGAGGTGATCAAAGGTGTCTCGATGGAGGCCAAGAAAGGCGAAGTGATCGCCATCCTGGGGGCATCGGGTTCCGGCAAAAGCACATTCCTGCGCTGTATCAACCTGCTCGAGACGCCGAATTCCGGCGATGTGTTCCTTGCGGGTGAAAAAATCCGCATGACGCAGAACCGCCATGGCGAGGTTGTGCCAGAGGACATCCGCCAGGTGGAACGCATGCGCGCGCGTCTTGCGATGGTGTTTCAGGGGTTCAATCTGTGGTCCCACATGACCGTGATGGAAAACGTGCTCGAAGGGCCGCTCTACGTTCAGCATACGCCCAAGGCAGAGGCCCGCGAAAAGGCACTGGCCCTGCTTGAAAAAGTCGGTCTGTCGGACCGTGCCGACTATTACCCGGCGCATCTGTCGGGCGGCCAGCAACAGCGCGTCGCAATCGCCCGCGCTTTGGCGATGGACCCCGACGTGATGCTGTTTGACGAGCCGACATCCGCGCTTGACCCTGAACTGGTCGGCGAAGTGTTGGGCGTGATGCGTGATCTGGCCGAGGAAGGCCGCACCATGCTGGTTGTCACGCACGAGATGGGCTTTGCCCGCGATGTCTCAACCAAAACCGTATTCCTGCACCAAGGTGAGGTCTGTGAAGAAGGCCCGCCGGCGAAATTGTTTGCCAACCCGCAAACCCCCGAGTTTCAGGCGTTTCTATCGCGCATGAATTGA
- a CDS encoding transporter substrate-binding domain-containing protein, giving the protein MIRRTFISTIAAATLAVAAVPAFAEDALRIGVEGAYPPFSSKASDGTLEGFDIEIAMALCAEMKRECELIEQEWDGMIPALKARKFDAIVASMSITEERKRQIDFSEKYYQTPARLVAAKGADFESTAEGLAGKRIGVQRGATHQCYAEKMYPNAEIVLYGTQEEVFQDLALGRIDAQLSDSLIAQNSFLSQDEGADFAFLGGDQLDLECYGEGVGIAVRQNEEELRDAFSAAIKAIRESRKYAEINDKYFPFDIYGARPEGS; this is encoded by the coding sequence ATGATCAGAAGAACTTTTATCTCAACAATCGCCGCCGCGACACTTGCTGTTGCCGCTGTTCCTGCGTTCGCCGAAGACGCGCTGCGCATCGGTGTCGAAGGCGCATACCCTCCGTTCTCGTCGAAAGCCTCGGACGGCACGCTTGAAGGCTTCGACATCGAAATCGCCATGGCTCTTTGCGCCGAGATGAAGCGCGAGTGCGAGCTTATCGAGCAGGAATGGGACGGCATGATCCCGGCGCTGAAAGCCCGTAAATTCGACGCGATCGTCGCTTCGATGTCGATCACCGAAGAGCGCAAGCGCCAGATTGATTTCTCGGAAAAGTACTACCAGACACCTGCCCGTCTGGTTGCAGCAAAAGGTGCTGACTTTGAAAGCACCGCCGAAGGGCTTGCCGGAAAGCGCATCGGCGTCCAGCGTGGCGCGACGCACCAGTGCTATGCCGAGAAGATGTATCCCAATGCGGAAATCGTTCTTTATGGCACACAGGAAGAGGTCTTTCAGGACCTGGCACTTGGCCGGATCGACGCACAGTTGTCCGATAGCCTGATCGCCCAGAACAGCTTCCTGAGCCAGGATGAAGGTGCGGACTTTGCCTTCCTTGGCGGAGACCAGCTTGACCTTGAGTGCTACGGCGAAGGTGTCGGCATTGCCGTGCGCCAGAACGAAGAAGAGCTGCGCGACGCATTCAGTGCTGCGATCAAGGCCATTCGCGAGAGCCGCAAGTATGCCGAGATCAACGACAAGTATTTCCCGTTCGATATCTACGGCGCGCGCCCCGAGGGCAGCTAA
- a CDS encoding ABC transporter permease encodes MDLILEYQSQLIAGTLMTIKLALASLVVALFFGLLGAWAKLSSNRLARRIANLYTTIVRGIPDLVLILLVFYGGQVTLNNIGAATGLWGYVEVSQFIAGAGTIGVIFGAYFTETFRGAIMAIPRGQIEAGISCGMRRSLIFRHIIWPQMVRYALPGFTNNWLVQLKTTALVSVIGLQDLVYNAFTAGRSTDQLFTFMAAAFVIYLALTGISDVLLRALGRRYSRGVVRA; translated from the coding sequence ATGGACCTGATACTGGAATATCAATCCCAGCTGATCGCCGGCACGTTGATGACGATCAAACTGGCGCTTGCGTCGCTTGTCGTCGCGCTCTTTTTCGGGCTGCTCGGCGCTTGGGCCAAACTGTCGTCCAACCGGTTGGCACGGCGCATTGCCAACCTCTATACCACAATCGTGCGCGGCATTCCCGACCTCGTGCTGATCTTGCTGGTCTTCTACGGCGGCCAAGTCACGCTCAACAACATCGGCGCCGCAACAGGCCTTTGGGGCTATGTCGAGGTCAGCCAGTTCATCGCAGGCGCAGGCACGATCGGTGTCATTTTCGGCGCTTATTTCACCGAAACATTCCGCGGCGCGATCATGGCCATTCCGCGCGGCCAGATCGAAGCCGGCATCAGCTGCGGGATGCGCCGCTCGCTTATCTTCCGCCACATCATCTGGCCACAGATGGTTCGCTACGCGCTGCCCGGCTTTACCAACAACTGGCTGGTGCAACTCAAGACAACGGCGCTTGTGTCAGTCATTGGTCTGCAGGATCTGGTCTACAACGCCTTCACGGCGGGCCGCTCGACAGATCAGCTGTTCACCTTCATGGCCGCCGCCTTTGTTATTTACCTGGCTCTGACCGGTATTTCCGATGTGCTGCTGCGCGCACTTGGCCGGCGTTACAGCCGCGGTGTGGTGAGGGCTTAA
- a CDS encoding ABC transporter permease has product MENILPYIPLDIVLIADNFDRFLYGVWITLNLTFLSLLLGGLLAIPMAIARASRHKIFDPIIQTYTYVFRGTPLLVQTYLIYYGVGQFDVIRESFLWDPIISSAWWCALIAFTLNTAAYTTELLRGAIADTPKGEVEAAIATGHSYRSRMRRIILPSAFRRAIPAYSNEVIFMLHGSVVASTITLQDILGVGRWLNGRYYLAYEGFITAALLYFLIVLCITWAFRWFERRYLRHLVRRDVSNETNLPAQTTT; this is encoded by the coding sequence ATGGAAAACATACTCCCCTACATCCCGCTTGATATTGTCCTTATCGCTGACAATTTCGACCGCTTTCTTTATGGTGTGTGGATCACGTTGAACCTGACGTTCCTGTCGTTGTTGCTCGGCGGGCTTCTGGCCATCCCCATGGCAATCGCCCGGGCTTCGCGACACAAAATCTTCGATCCCATCATCCAAACCTATACCTACGTCTTTCGAGGCACACCGCTGTTGGTGCAGACCTATCTTATTTACTATGGCGTCGGTCAGTTTGATGTGATCCGCGAAAGCTTTCTCTGGGACCCGATCATATCTTCCGCTTGGTGGTGCGCGCTTATTGCATTCACGCTCAACACGGCAGCCTACACAACCGAACTGCTGCGCGGTGCCATCGCGGACACGCCAAAAGGCGAGGTCGAGGCGGCCATCGCCACCGGCCATTCCTATCGCAGCCGTATGCGCCGGATCATCTTGCCATCTGCCTTCCGTCGCGCCATTCCTGCCTATTCGAATGAAGTCATCTTCATGCTGCACGGTTCGGTCGTCGCCAGCACCATAACGCTTCAGGACATCCTTGGCGTGGGTCGTTGGTTGAATGGGCGATATTACCTGGCCTATGAGGGCTTTATCACCGCAGCCCTGCTTTATTTCCTGATCGTGTTGTGCATCACATGGGCCTTCCGCTGGTTCGAACGCCGCTACCTGCGCCACCTCGTGCGGCGCGACGTATCGAACGAGACCAATCTTCCAGCGCAAACAACCACTTAA
- a CDS encoding RidA family protein, giving the protein MITRMYTNARMSKIVKHAGVVYLCGQVGDGANVTEQTRDCLSRVDALLNEAGSSREHILQATIWLADMADFDEMNAIWDDWAPKGQAPARACGEAKLADPDLLVEVIVTAAVSA; this is encoded by the coding sequence ATGATCACGCGCATGTATACCAACGCTCGCATGAGCAAAATCGTCAAGCATGCAGGTGTCGTATACCTGTGCGGCCAGGTTGGCGACGGAGCAAATGTAACAGAACAAACCCGCGACTGCCTGTCACGCGTCGACGCGTTGCTGAACGAGGCAGGATCATCGCGGGAGCATATCCTTCAGGCAACGATATGGCTCGCCGATATGGCGGATTTTGATGAGATGAACGCAATTTGGGACGATTGGGCTCCAAAAGGCCAAGCGCCTGCCCGCGCCTGTGGAGAGGCAAAGCTGGCTGATCCTGATCTATTGGTCGAAGTTATCGTAACGGCAGCGGTCAGTGCTTAA
- a CDS encoding CTP synthetase, whose translation MFRLAAVIYILLGATLAGIFIIAALTVGMDTAQPIIYAAIAGFVVALPVSWVVAKQIKG comes from the coding sequence ATGTTCCGTCTCGCCGCCGTCATCTATATCCTGCTCGGCGCCACGCTTGCCGGGATTTTCATCATCGCCGCGCTGACCGTCGGCATGGATACCGCGCAGCCCATCATCTACGCCGCCATCGCAGGTTTTGTCGTGGCATTGCCGGTGTCGTGGGTGGTTGCCAAGCAAATCAAAGGCTGA
- a CDS encoding CTP synthetase yields the protein MRSPLFKIVMTFYGIIGSTLASVLVVVALVNGVSGLWPLLGAAGVGFVVGLPVSYFVAKAMIGD from the coding sequence ATGCGTTCACCGCTTTTTAAGATCGTCATGACATTTTACGGGATCATCGGGTCCACACTGGCCTCGGTTCTGGTGGTGGTCGCGCTGGTCAACGGCGTGTCCGGCCTGTGGCCCTTGCTGGGCGCGGCGGGTGTCGGGTTCGTGGTCGGGTTGCCAGTGAGCTACTTTGTCGCAAAGGCAATGATCGGCGACTGA
- a CDS encoding alkylphosphonate utilization protein, translating into MTCPLCASDAPLSSFPVPGGPEGAAVDICATCAAQIDGTPEANHWRGLASSMWSEDAAVQVVSVRMLKRIDASWAQDLLDQVYLDEDTQAWVDNVAAASQHKDANGAILNQGDNVVLIKDLPVKGAGFTAKRGTSVRGISLVADNPEHIEGRVEGQRIVILTQFVKKK; encoded by the coding sequence ATGACCTGCCCCCTCTGCGCCTCAGACGCCCCTCTCTCCTCTTTCCCCGTTCCCGGCGGACCCGAGGGCGCGGCGGTTGATATTTGCGCCACCTGTGCCGCTCAGATCGACGGCACGCCCGAGGCGAACCATTGGCGGGGGCTTGCGTCCTCGATGTGGTCCGAGGATGCGGCGGTTCAGGTGGTGTCAGTGCGGATGCTCAAGCGGATTGACGCGTCTTGGGCGCAGGATTTGCTGGATCAGGTGTATCTGGACGAGGACACTCAGGCGTGGGTCGATAATGTCGCCGCCGCGTCCCAGCACAAGGATGCCAACGGGGCCATTTTGAACCAAGGCGACAACGTGGTGTTGATCAAGGACCTGCCCGTGAAGGGCGCGGGGTTCACGGCGAAACGCGGCACTTCGGTGCGGGGGATCAGCCTTGTGGCCGACAACCCCGAGCATATTGAGGGTCGCGTTGAAGGGCAGCGCATTGTCATTCTGACGCAGTTCGTGAAGAAGAAGTAG
- a CDS encoding RNA-binding domain-containing protein, with amino-acid sequence MDMGGIIEAATSTWEESDILDFKREFSPHKKAAFWAETVKDIIAFANTRGGILLFGVNDDGSPSEIDCTGLLTFDTASIADQIKKYTGCDFALISILSIEKESRTYPAIAISPVDLPIVFTKVGTYETRPGSQKTAFSVGTVYFRHGAKSEPCTRDDLKAFLDRRLDAIRKEWLGNIRQVVEAPFGTNVVLTHSGTAISEVNVTDNPDAPSVRIPNLRDKYPYRQQDVIKKINEKIDGGARINTHDIQCIKFKEGIDDNTGGIHSHRPHAKSSPQYSSEFIDLVCSKYEENNLYFKECRKAYKEAKY; translated from the coding sequence ATGGATATGGGCGGAATTATTGAAGCGGCGACATCTACATGGGAAGAAAGTGATATTCTGGATTTCAAAAGAGAGTTTTCACCACACAAGAAAGCGGCATTTTGGGCTGAAACCGTCAAAGATATTATCGCATTCGCAAATACTCGGGGAGGTATCCTTCTGTTTGGAGTTAACGATGACGGATCGCCATCAGAAATTGATTGCACAGGTTTGTTGACGTTTGATACCGCCTCAATTGCAGATCAGATTAAAAAGTACACCGGTTGCGATTTTGCTCTGATTTCGATCTTAAGCATTGAGAAAGAATCCCGAACTTACCCAGCCATCGCCATTAGCCCTGTCGATTTACCAATTGTATTCACCAAAGTCGGGACATATGAAACCCGGCCCGGCAGTCAAAAAACCGCATTCAGTGTCGGAACCGTTTATTTTCGTCATGGAGCCAAAAGCGAGCCTTGCACAAGAGATGACCTCAAGGCTTTCTTAGACAGACGCCTAGACGCTATACGAAAGGAATGGCTGGGCAACATTCGGCAGGTCGTCGAAGCTCCCTTCGGGACAAACGTTGTCTTGACGCACTCTGGAACGGCTATTTCGGAGGTAAACGTCACAGATAATCCGGACGCACCGTCAGTCAGAATTCCAAACCTAAGGGATAAGTATCCTTACCGACAACAAGATGTGATCAAAAAGATAAATGAGAAGATCGATGGCGGCGCCAGAATTAATACACACGATATTCAGTGCATTAAATTCAAAGAGGGAATTGATGATAACACGGGTGGGATTCACTCCCATCGGCCTCACGCGAAATCAAGCCCACAATATAGTTCTGAGTTCATAGATCTTGTCTGTAGCAAGTATGAGGAAAACAATCTCTACTTTAAGGAATGCCGGAAAGCTTATAAAGAAGCGAAATATTGA
- the lepA gene encoding translation elongation factor 4, translating into MTDLKHIRNFSIVAHIDHGKSTLADRLIQETNTVSLRDMKEQMLDSMDIERERGITIKANTVRIEYSADDGETYILNLIDTPGHVDFAYEVSRSMRAVEGSLLVVDSTQGVEAQTLANVYQAIDADHEIVPILNKIDLPASDCDRVAEQIEDVIGIDASGAIQVSAKTGQGIHETLEAIVQHLPAPKGDADAPLKAMLVDSWYDSYLGVIVLIRVIDGKLKKGERIRMLSTNAVYPVDRIGVFTPQMVPINELGPGEIGFLTASIKQVRDTRVGDTITHEKKGTTEALPGFKPSQPVVFCGLFPVDTAEFEDLRDSIEKLALNDASFSYEMETSAALGFGFRCGFLGLLHLEVIRDRIEREYNIELITTAPSVIYHIYMRDGTMHELHNPADMPDLSTVDHLEEPRIKATILVPDEYLGDVLKLCQDRRGIQMDLTYAGSRAMVVYDLPLNEVVFDFYDRLKSVTKGYASFDYQMLGYREDNLVKMSILVNDEPVDALSTMVHRDRAEMRGRAMVEKLKDLIPRHMFKIPIQAAIGGKVIARETLSALRKDVTAKCYGGDATRKKKLLEKQKAGKKKMRQFGKVDIPQEAFISALKMDN; encoded by the coding sequence ATGACCGACCTTAAACACATCCGCAATTTCTCGATCGTGGCCCATATCGACCATGGGAAATCCACGCTTGCCGACCGTCTGATTCAAGAGACGAACACCGTGTCCTTGCGGGACATGAAAGAGCAGATGCTCGACAGTATGGATATCGAGCGGGAACGCGGGATCACCATCAAGGCGAACACCGTTCGGATCGAATACAGCGCGGATGATGGCGAGACTTACATCCTGAACCTGATCGACACGCCCGGCCACGTCGATTTCGCCTATGAGGTCAGCCGCTCGATGCGGGCGGTCGAAGGTTCGCTGCTCGTCGTTGACTCGACGCAAGGGGTCGAGGCGCAGACGCTGGCCAATGTTTATCAGGCCATCGACGCGGATCATGAGATTGTGCCGATCCTGAACAAGATCGACCTGCCCGCGTCCGACTGCGACCGCGTGGCGGAACAGATCGAAGACGTGATTGGCATCGACGCGTCCGGCGCCATTCAGGTGTCCGCCAAGACGGGGCAGGGCATTCACGAAACGCTGGAAGCAATTGTGCAGCATTTGCCCGCCCCCAAAGGCGATGCCGATGCGCCCCTGAAGGCGATGCTGGTGGACAGCTGGTATGACTCGTACTTGGGTGTGATCGTTCTGATCCGCGTGATCGACGGCAAGCTGAAAAAGGGCGAGCGTATTCGCATGCTGTCGACCAACGCTGTCTATCCGGTGGACCGGATCGGCGTGTTCACCCCGCAGATGGTCCCGATTAACGAACTTGGACCGGGCGAGATCGGCTTCCTGACCGCCTCGATCAAGCAGGTGCGCGACACGCGGGTGGGTGACACGATCACGCACGAGAAGAAGGGCACGACCGAGGCGCTGCCGGGCTTCAAACCTTCGCAACCCGTGGTGTTCTGTGGCCTGTTCCCGGTGGACACGGCAGAATTCGAAGACCTGCGCGACAGCATCGAGAAGCTCGCCCTGAACGACGCGTCGTTTAGTTACGAGATGGAAACCTCGGCCGCGCTGGGCTTTGGCTTTCGTTGTGGCTTCCTTGGCCTGTTGCACCTTGAGGTGATCCGCGACCGGATCGAGCGTGAATATAACATCGAGCTGATCACAACCGCGCCCAGCGTGATCTATCACATTTATATGCGCGACGGCACGATGCATGAGTTGCACAACCCCGCCGACATGCCCGACTTGTCAACGGTCGATCACCTGGAGGAGCCGCGCATCAAGGCGACGATCCTTGTGCCTGACGAATATCTGGGCGACGTGCTGAAACTGTGCCAGGACCGCAGGGGCATCCAGATGGACCTGACCTATGCCGGGTCGCGCGCGATGGTTGTCTATGACCTTCCGCTCAATGAAGTTGTGTTCGACTTCTATGATCGCCTGAAATCCGTAACAAAGGGTTACGCATCGTTTGATTATCAAATGCTGGGCTATCGCGAGGACAATCTGGTCAAGATGTCGATCCTTGTGAATGACGAACCCGTCGACGCGCTGTCCACCATGGTTCACCGCGACCGCGCCGAAATGCGTGGCCGCGCCATGGTTGAAAAACTGAAAGACCTGATCCCCCGCCACATGTTCAAAATCCCGATCCAAGCGGCCATCGGCGGCAAGGTCATCGCGCGCGAGACGCTGTCTGCCCTGCGCAAAGACGTGACCGCGAAATGTTACGGCGGCGACGCGACCCGGAAGAAAAAACTGTTGGAGAAGCAGAAGGCCGGTAAAAAGAAAATGCGCCAGTTCGGGAAAGTGGATATCCCTCAGGAAGCGTTTATCTCAGCGTTGAAGATGGATAATTAA
- a CDS encoding Lrp/AsnC family transcriptional regulator: MDAIDRRIIAALQENGRQKLGELADSVGLSSTPCARRIAALEDAGVITGYSARVDQTKLGLPVTVFISVELESQNRDALTLFERAVSRMEEVMECHLMSGNRDIILRVVVANLTAFDEFMEHRLMRVEGIRRMRSSFTLRTMVRRNVLPMG, translated from the coding sequence ATGGATGCCATCGACCGACGTATCATAGCGGCCCTTCAGGAAAACGGTCGCCAGAAATTGGGCGAGCTTGCCGATTCTGTCGGCCTGTCCTCCACGCCCTGCGCCCGCCGCATCGCCGCGCTGGAAGACGCGGGCGTTATTACGGGTTACAGCGCACGGGTCGATCAGACGAAGTTGGGCCTGCCGGTCACGGTCTTCATCTCGGTCGAACTGGAAAGCCAGAACCGCGACGCCCTGACCTTGTTTGAACGCGCCGTGTCGCGCATGGAAGAGGTGATGGAATGCCATCTGATGAGCGGCAATCGCGACATCATCCTGCGCGTCGTCGTCGCCAACCTGACTGCCTTCGACGAGTTCATGGAACACCGCCTGATGCGGGTCGAGGGGATAAGGCGCATGCGGTCAAGCTTCACGCTGAGGACGATGGTACGACGGAATGTGTTGCCGATGGGGTAG
- a CDS encoding Glu/Leu/Phe/Val dehydrogenase dimerization domain-containing protein, with protein sequence MNITQVATATHEEVYRVEDAKCGLLGFIAIHSTVLGPAAGGLRMRPYANEEAALTDALRLSEGMTYKNAAAGLRLGGGKAVIIGDPAKLKTPALLHAFGRAVEACEGRYWTAEDMGMSPADMAELAKKTRFVAGLSDGAFASGDPSPITARGIFNAVCRVALHQFGDADLTGRTVSVQGLGNVGWNLCELLTEAGAKLIVTDIDAGRVSAATETFDAQAVGLDDIYAVQADIFAPCAIGGILNEDTIPQLGVKAVAGGANNQLAKPSDADLLAERGILYAPDFVANGGGIINVATEVLQIEGRVDWVAKKLVALDDTMEAILSEAAKQGVSPAAVAQDVVAKAIKARAA encoded by the coding sequence ATGAACATCACGCAAGTGGCTACGGCCACCCACGAAGAAGTTTACCGGGTCGAGGATGCCAAATGTGGGCTGCTCGGCTTTATTGCAATTCATTCAACGGTGCTTGGCCCCGCTGCCGGCGGTTTGCGGATGCGCCCCTACGCCAATGAAGAAGCCGCGTTGACCGACGCACTGCGCCTGTCTGAAGGCATGACATATAAGAATGCCGCTGCCGGTTTGCGGCTGGGTGGGGGCAAAGCCGTGATCATTGGTGATCCGGCCAAGTTGAAAACCCCGGCCTTGCTGCACGCCTTCGGTCGCGCAGTCGAGGCCTGTGAAGGCCGCTATTGGACTGCGGAAGACATGGGTATGAGCCCAGCAGACATGGCCGAACTGGCGAAAAAGACACGCTTTGTGGCTGGTCTGTCCGATGGGGCGTTTGCTTCAGGTGATCCATCGCCCATCACCGCGCGTGGTATCTTCAACGCGGTGTGCCGCGTGGCCCTGCACCAGTTCGGCGACGCTGATCTGACAGGCCGTACTGTGTCGGTTCAGGGTTTGGGCAATGTCGGATGGAACCTGTGTGAATTGCTGACCGAAGCCGGCGCCAAGCTGATTGTCACTGACATTGACGCAGGTCGAGTTTCCGCCGCGACCGAGACATTCGACGCGCAAGCGGTTGGGTTGGATGACATCTATGCTGTCCAAGCTGACATTTTCGCACCCTGTGCCATCGGCGGCATTCTGAACGAAGACACCATTCCGCAACTTGGTGTGAAAGCCGTCGCTGGGGGGGCCAACAACCAGTTGGCGAAACCTTCGGACGCTGACCTGTTGGCCGAACGCGGCATTCTTTATGCCCCGGATTTCGTCGCCAATGGAGGCGGTATCATCAATGTTGCCACTGAAGTTTTGCAAATCGAAGGCCGTGTCGATTGGGTCGCCAAAAAACTTGTCGCGCTGGACGACACGATGGAGGCCATTCTGTCCGAAGCCGCAAAGCAGGGCGTTAGCCCAGCTGCCGTCGCGCAAGACGTGGTGGCCAAGGCTATCAAGGCCCGAGCTGCATAA